One segment of Candidatus Thermoplasmatota archaeon DNA contains the following:
- a CDS encoding nucleotide pyrophosphohydrolase produces the protein MDRILELKNRVSTFVNEREWKKFHNPKDIAISISIESAELLENFQWRNNEEVDAMLKNAEYFNNIKEEMADVLIYLIILSNKLEIDLIEIAFKKLRKNEKKYPADKFKGKAH, from the coding sequence ATGGATAGAATTCTTGAATTAAAAAACAGGGTGTCAACTTTTGTTAATGAGAGGGAATGGAAAAAATTTCACAACCCAAAAGATATAGCCATATCCATTTCAATTGAATCCGCAGAACTCCTGGAAAATTTTCAGTGGAGAAACAATGAAGAAGTCGATGCCATGCTCAAAAACGCGGAATATTTCAACAATATAAAGGAAGAAATGGCCGATGTGCTGATTTATCTTATAATATTATCAAACAAACTTGAAATTGATTTGATAGAGATCGCATTCAAAAAACTAAGGAAAAATGAGAAGAAATATCCGGCTGATAAGTTCAAGGGAAAAGCCCATTAG
- the rqcH gene encoding ribosome rescue protein RqcH has product MKERMDSFDIFAIVSEMQELIGGWIGKIYREDDKIIIRIRKEGNVDLFIKNGKWMFITQHREGRKGHPPTFAMTLRKYLNNKKITSINQNDFDRIVVITFSNSYSLVIELFSYGNIILVDSNGCIVLPMKFQSWSHREIRPGKKYLFPPKRNNPFDMKFADFFDALKKSDKDVIRTLVTGINIPGKWGEEICDMACINKNIPSDGMEEGKVRRLYDAMEAVLSRFREKRFEPVIVKDAVKEIDLDVLPFLIKEYSNYDTKKIDNFSSALDEFFFKNFSDKKEYALKEEQNRLLRQIEQQKEAIKKFALEAEKKKEEGDAIYANYNLCKEILERMEKGVDEENRGKFVKSYSYPNVVLELIYNNKKVEVTMNMRKNVAQNANEKYKIDKKVREKINGAKKAMDKTVQKLEKLKIKSDIRTSKEKKATKKFWFENYRWFISSDGNLILCGRDASSNEKIVKKYLESGDRYVHATVHGAPSCIVKARDVEENSLPISERTLNEACQFALSYSKAWNQFASGSAYWVNPEQVSKTPESGEHLPKGAFVIRGKRNYVKCPVEIAVGEVSIMGYEKIMGGVPSAVKKWADRWVIIGHGEEDKNKIARYLAKKFGADIEEVQRVLPPGSIRIKEERL; this is encoded by the coding sequence GTGAAAGAACGGATGGATAGTTTCGATATATTTGCAATTGTTTCGGAAATGCAGGAATTGATAGGTGGGTGGATAGGTAAAATATATCGGGAAGACGATAAAATCATCATCAGGATACGAAAGGAAGGAAACGTAGACTTATTCATAAAAAATGGAAAATGGATGTTTATAACACAGCACAGGGAAGGGAGGAAAGGACATCCTCCGACCTTTGCCATGACATTGCGAAAATATCTCAATAATAAAAAAATAACCTCAATAAATCAGAACGATTTCGATAGAATTGTTGTAATAACTTTCAGCAATTCCTACAGCCTCGTGATTGAATTATTTTCATATGGCAACATTATTCTGGTTGATAGTAACGGCTGCATAGTGCTGCCGATGAAATTCCAGTCCTGGTCTCACCGGGAGATAAGGCCAGGAAAGAAATATTTGTTTCCTCCTAAAAGGAACAATCCTTTTGACATGAAATTTGCGGATTTTTTTGATGCATTGAAAAAAAGTGATAAGGACGTTATAAGAACATTGGTAACGGGTATAAATATCCCGGGGAAATGGGGTGAGGAAATATGCGACATGGCATGCATAAATAAAAATATACCATCAGATGGGATGGAGGAAGGGAAAGTTAGAAGGTTATATGACGCCATGGAGGCGGTTCTGAGCCGTTTCAGAGAAAAAAGATTTGAGCCGGTTATAGTTAAGGATGCGGTTAAAGAAATAGATTTGGATGTTCTCCCATTTCTGATTAAGGAATACAGTAATTATGACACAAAAAAAATTGATAATTTTAGCAGCGCCCTCGACGAATTCTTTTTTAAAAATTTTTCCGATAAAAAAGAGTATGCATTAAAAGAAGAGCAAAATAGGCTGCTAAGACAGATAGAACAGCAAAAGGAGGCGATAAAAAAGTTTGCATTGGAGGCCGAAAAAAAGAAAGAAGAGGGGGATGCCATATATGCAAATTACAACCTGTGCAAAGAAATACTTGAAAGAATGGAAAAAGGAGTTGATGAAGAAAATAGAGGAAAATTTGTAAAAAGTTATTCCTATCCGAACGTGGTTCTAGAGCTTATATACAATAATAAAAAAGTTGAGGTAACTATGAATATGAGAAAAAATGTTGCCCAGAATGCAAATGAAAAATATAAAATCGACAAAAAAGTGAGAGAGAAAATAAATGGTGCAAAAAAAGCCATGGATAAAACAGTCCAGAAATTAGAGAAACTTAAAATTAAAAGTGATATACGCACGAGCAAAGAAAAGAAAGCCACAAAAAAGTTCTGGTTTGAAAACTACAGGTGGTTTATCTCGTCCGACGGCAATCTGATTTTGTGCGGCAGGGATGCCTCTTCAAATGAAAAAATTGTGAAAAAATATCTGGAAAGCGGCGATAGGTATGTTCATGCAACCGTTCACGGAGCTCCGTCCTGTATAGTTAAGGCCAGAGATGTGGAGGAAAATTCCCTCCCAATATCGGAACGCACGCTCAATGAAGCCTGTCAGTTTGCCCTTTCGTATTCAAAGGCGTGGAATCAGTTTGCAAGCGGTAGTGCATATTGGGTGAACCCCGAGCAGGTGTCAAAGACCCCCGAGTCTGGGGAACATCTTCCGAAGGGAGCATTCGTTATAAGGGGTAAAAGAAATTACGTTAAATGTCCTGTTGAAATTGCCGTTGGGGAGGTAAGCATAATGGGATATGAAAAAATTATGGGAGGGGTGCCTTCAGCTGTCAAAAAATGGGCCGACAGATGGGTAATCATCGGGCATGGCGAAGAGGATAAGAACAAGATTGCACGATACCTTGCAAAAAAATTTGGTGCTGATATAGAGGAAGTGCAGCGGGTTTTGCCGCCCGGAAGCATAAGAATAAAAGAGGAAAGGTTATGA